DNA sequence from the Tepidibacillus fermentans genome:
TTTAAATTTTTTACAACAGCTACCGCTGTTCCAAAACGGTCATTTCCATAAATGCGTCTTGGAGAAGGAATCTTGTTATAGACATTAGAACTAATTACCCCAGGTCCTCCAACGATGATTGTTTTCTTAATATTTTTTTCCCTTAAAGCCTCTGCAGTTTTTGTAGGAATCGTGTCCTTCTCAACAAGGAGAATCGGATAACCATTTTGAGCAGCATATGAACCTATTGTTAAAGCGTCAGGAAAATTACGACCATAAGCAATAATAGAGGTATCAACGGTTCCTAATTGTTGCGCGATTTGAAGGGCAGTATCAAAACGGTCCTTTCCTCCTAATCTTTTTACATTTATATTCATATTTTTCAATTCATTGGCTACTGTTGGTGACACCACACCATCACCACCAACGATAATTACATTCTTTGCATGTAATCGCTGGATTTCAGACTTTGTTACTGGGGTTAATCTATTTGTTTCTGTTAATAGAATAGGTCCATTCTGCTTGTAAGCTAGTGGAGTTGCCGTTAAAGCGTCAGCATATCCATTATAATGTGCAAGTATCACTGTATCAGCTGATGACCAGCCTTTTTTAGAAACTTCAACTGCTGTTTCAAACCGATCCTTTCCAGCCAATCGATCTACAGTCAATTCTTGGGCAAATGAATAAGTGGAAAATAAAATGAAAAATAGAGGTAATAATAGAATAATAACTTTTGATTTACGCAACTGACGATCTCTCCCATTCCTATTTTTTTAAAATCTTTCTCTTTTAAACGTTCTTTTCTTTTGACTTAAATACTTTTGAGATGATATAAACAATAAGCCTTATACCAACATAAACACTAAAAACCGCAATAAAGCCCCATAAACCTGCAACAATATCATTAAATTCCATGTGACCACGCTTCGTAATCTTCTGTTCGATTTCAATACTGAAAACTAGTACTATTAAAACTGTAAATGTATAAATAAAAGAAATAATAGATACATTCCAATCAGCTAACCATTTAAAGAGTTGATCAGTAAGGATAAACAGTACTATTCCAATGACTCCTACAATCCAAAAGTGTAAATCCTTATCTGTTAAATGGAACCCTAGTTGATCAAAAATGGTAATTAGTATATCATGGATATTATTTACAAGTTCCATTAACAATTTGATAAAACCAACCACTTCACCACCTCATTTACTATTCAACACAAGCCTAATCAATATCCTGAACTTTACTTCTCAAAGTTTCACTCAGTTGAGAAAAAAATCCGGGAACTGACTTGATACCAATAGCATATCTCACATTATCAGGATCATAGACTTCATCAGATCCATAACCTGATTGCTAACAGCACCAATTCTACCTAGTACAATAACATCACTAACTAACATTTCGTTCAATAGTTCAATCGTACTATTTGAAGGCTTAAATGGAGATACCAAAAGTATTGCACCTTTATTTTTTGCTGCTAGTATAACTCCTGACAATTCAACATTACTTATTTTAACAGATATTCAAAAAAAAATAGGGAGCATTGCCCCCCATTTACTTTATTTACTATATATATATCCTAAGATGTGCAAAAGTTAGTTCATTTTCTATTTTAATAGTTCAGTAAGGACTTGGTTAGAAACTGCACCTGTTCCACCTAAAATTGTAAAATTTAATATATTTCTTTCAAGCGAAATGTCTCTTGTCGCTGTTGGTAACTCATTAGGCATTGTTAATAGTAACGGTGCATTATTCTTTGCTGCTAATACTGCACCAGTAAGTGCGTCCGCATAATTCATTCCTGTAGCTACATAAACTTTCTCGGTAGGCTCATTTACCCTACGGATGATTTCAGTAGCAGTTGAAAAACGATCCTTTCCTGAAATTCTAGAAGGGGAAGGTAATTGTTTTGAAACCCCATCACTGACAACACCTGTTCCACCAATTATAACTGTTTTTCGTATTCCCATCACGCTTAATGCTTCTTTTGTCATTGCTGGAATCGTATTCTTATCCACAAGTAAAATTGGATAACCATTAATAGCGGCATAAGGTGCAATCGCTAATGCATCTGGAAAGTTAAATCCATAAGCAACCACTGCAGTATCTGTTTTTCCCATCGCACCTGCAATGAGTTTTGCCGTAGCAAATCGGTCCTTTCCACCTAGTCGTGTAACATTTAATTTCATATTTAGCTTTAATTCATTTTCTACAGCAGTACTAATAACACCCGTACCACCAACAATAATAATATTTTTTGCTTTTAGTCTTTGTATTTCTGTCTTTGTTGCAGTCGTTAGTTTTTGAGATTCTGTTAATAGAATCGGTGCATCCTTTTGATAGGCAAGAGGGGCACCTGCTAATGCATCAGCAAAGCCATTGTAATAAGCAAGTATAACTGTGTTTGCTGTTTGCCATCCGTTCTGGGAAACCTTCACCGCTGTTTCGAAACGGTTATTCCCAGCTATCCGTGTACTTACTGGATAGTAAGTTGTTAGTGTATAGGAACCAAATTGCATACTTGAATTCGGGTCTGTAACCTTAAGATAGTATGTTCCGGCATTTAAACTTAAATTAAATTCCTCTATTCCACCCTCGTAATATTCATCCCCAATTGGTATACCTTCCGAATTCAAGCGAATAATTTCTTTTTGAGAGCCATCATAAACTTGTAAAATAAGATCTTCATCCAATTGAGGTGTAAGTCGAAATCTTACCCTTTGAGGTTTGCTTAACGTTACCTTAAAGTAATCCACATCCTTTGGTTTTGAGAGACTAGCTTTAATTGAGCCACCTAATGTAATCGCTTTTGCAGTTGAAAATGAGTCATTGCTTTCCCATTGGTCATCGGTATAAGTACTAGCAGTAACCATTGCATTCGCAATATCAAGACGGCCATAGCCAAATGTGTCATCGACCCCTTTTGGACCTATATCTAAAGAGGATTTCAATAGAATATTTGTTACTTCATCTACGGTTAAATTTGGGTTCTTAGCTAAAAGCAATGCTGCTGCACCAGCAACTATTGGACTGGCCATTGAGGTTCCATTATCAAATTTATACTGATTGTTTGGAGCTGTAGAATAAATATTAACCCCAGGAGCTACGATATCAACAGTTGAACCATAATTAGAAAAGTCCGCTTTTTTATCGAAATTATCAGTTGCCCCAACTGAGATTACGTTAGCATAAGATGCAGGATAAGTTGGTAAATCAATGTTATCATTTCCTGCAGCCGCGACAACAACAACGTTTTTCTGATAAGCATAATCAATTGCTTCTTTTAAAGAATAGCCATATCCATAGGTACCAAGACTTAAATTAATCACCTTAGCCCCATGATCGACGGCGTAGCTTATCCCCTCTACTAAATCAGTTTCACTAGCTTCTTCTCCATTAAAAACATTGATTGGCATAATTTTGACTTTAGGTGAAACACCCGCTATTCCAATGTTATTATTAATGGTTGCTCCAATAATTCCAGCAACTTCAGTTCCATGTCCATTTGTTTTTGTTGCATCGATTGATACGCTTGGATTCACTGCATTATAATAATTATTAAGAAGTATGTTATTCTTTAAATCAGGGTGATTTACATCTACCCCATTGTCCACAACTGCAACAACGACATCTGCTGCATTTGCTGGAAGGGTGTTCCAAGCATCAGGTGCTTTCACCTTAGATAGGTACCACTGTTGTCCAAAGGAAGGATCTGTTGGATTAGAGAATGTATGATACAAATAGTTAGGTTGAGCATATTCAACATTTGGATCTTTTAATAATTCATTAATAAATTCCTCGATATTTTTGTTTTGAGGAACAGAGATAATATTTGCTTTAATTGACTCAATTTCACCTTTCTGTTGTGCGCTAAAACTCTTTATCTTTGATGAGATTGTTTTGTCAGAAAGTTGATCTTTAAACTTCACAATAACTTCGCCAGCTTTGAATTTCGCTTTCTTGTCTAAATGGAAAACTTTCCCCACTTTAACTGAATCTGTAACGCTAGCAGCATTAGCATTAGCTGCACTAAACGGTCCTGAAAGCAATAATAGTAATGATAAGATAAAGACTAGCGATTTTTTCAATCAAATAACTCCTCTCCTATTATTTATTCTATATATCTATATACTCGATAATAATACTGATTCCTTCCTAATAAAGATTTAAATTATTTCCAATTTTTATCAAATAGGAGCTGAAAATTATTTTATTCAGCGTCCTCTCACACCACCGTACGTACCGTTCGGTATACGGCGGTTGGCACTACCAGCCCCTGTATCGGACTTTCACCGACTAGTTTGCGCCCATGCTGGGCGCACATAAAAAATGCCTACTAAAGAAACAGTAGGCTTTATTGGTATATTTAATTTACTAAAGCAGTCTTTATTTTATCGGAAACTGCACCTGTTCCACCTAAAATTGTGAAGTTAAGAATATTCTTTTCAATCACAACTCTTCTTGTAACATCTGGCAATTCATTTGGAAATGTTAATAATAACGGAGCATTATCCTTCGCTGCTAACACAGCACCTGTTAAGGCATCTGCATAATCCATTCCTGTTGCAACATAGACAAGGTCTGTGGATAGGTCTAGTTGTCGGATTACTTCTGTTGCAGTACTAAAACGGTCTATTCCTGCAATACGTCTAGGAGTAGGTAGTTGTTTTAATACACTATCGCTTACCACTCCGGATCCGCCAATAATGATGGTTTT
Encoded proteins:
- a CDS encoding cell wall-binding repeat-containing protein, whose product is MSGVILAAKNKGAILLVSPFKPSNSTIELLNEMLVSDVIVLGRIGAVSNQVMDLMKSMILIM
- a CDS encoding S8 family serine peptidase is translated as MKKSLVFILSLLLLLSGPFSAANANAASVTDSVKVGKVFHLDKKAKFKAGEVIVKFKDQLSDKTISSKIKSFSAQQKGEIESIKANIISVPQNKNIEEFINELLKDPNVEYAQPNYLYHTFSNPTDPSFGQQWYLSKVKAPDAWNTLPANAADVVVAVVDNGVDVNHPDLKNNILLNNYYNAVNPSVSIDATKTNGHGTEVAGIIGATINNNIGIAGVSPKVKIMPINVFNGEEASETDLVEGISYAVDHGAKVINLSLGTYGYGYSLKEAIDYAYQKNVVVVAAAGNDNIDLPTYPASYANVISVGATDNFDKKADFSNYGSTVDIVAPGVNIYSTAPNNQYKFDNGTSMASPIVAGAAALLLAKNPNLTVDEVTNILLKSSLDIGPKGVDDTFGYGRLDIANAMVTASTYTDDQWESNDSFSTAKAITLGGSIKASLSKPKDVDYFKVTLSKPQRVRFRLTPQLDEDLILQVYDGSQKEIIRLNSEGIPIGDEYYEGGIEEFNLSLNAGTYYLKVTDPNSSMQFGSYTLTTYYPVSTRIAGNNRFETAVKVSQNGWQTANTVILAYYNGFADALAGAPLAYQKDAPILLTESQKLTTATKTEIQRLKAKNIIIVGGTGVISTAVENELKLNMKLNVTRLGGKDRFATAKLIAGAMGKTDTAVVAYGFNFPDALAIAPYAAINGYPILLVDKNTIPAMTKEALSVMGIRKTVIIGGTGVVSDGVSKQLPSPSRISGKDRFSTATEIIRRVNEPTEKVYVATGMNYADALTGAVLAAKNNAPLLLTMPNELPTATRDISLERNILNFTILGGTGAVSNQVLTELLK